The Hermetia illucens chromosome 2, iHerIll2.2.curated.20191125, whole genome shotgun sequence genomic interval ACGGAAACTATCTgggtctctgtcgatcaagttttcgagatgttcgttcattcgctccacgattattttaattaaacacGCAGATACCCCATCAATTGTTTCACTTAAAGCGGGTGCTTTCCCTTGGAGTTTCAGCGATCATCTCCTTCTCTAGGCCCTACGAAGAGACCATctaacccagcggctttactccgttttagTGCATTTATGGCAGAGATGACTTCTCTCttgcttggaggaatagtctgcatctgtatgtgtgtGGCCATCtcatctacaagaggaggaacctcaccggatatgatacagttcacagttagatactagtcAGCTACCatactcccccttgcccctcaaggggggaaatcagtgcgagtacacacgatttcaaattgttttggccttgagcatgagcgagatgtaacgaaaattcgATCAGCTGtctttgacataccgcccggacttgccaatgtattggtgagattggcaggtttttgcttatgcataagtgaatacgtgaaacaactttttgctaatgggtgagcacgccgtagtaccagaatagcaaaagctcaccgatctctctcttaccaatacgatttgacgaagattatgccttttccttgtttagcgtctctgatgtgtacagataagcttctgcaagcacattcgcaagtggggtcatttttgtaagggtactgcctatagtagatctactgtgataCAGTTAAGGAGCGTGTTCCTTTCACTTCTTCAGTTCCTCGtcgtcgtggatgaggagtggACATTTATCGTGGAACCACATAGAAGCTCTTTCGCAATAGGGTATACACttatgaaatcattgcgttctgcgttCTCAATAAAACAGTTGAAAAGTAAAGAAAGAAGATTTACTACGTCACACAACCATATCTTGGAAATcgatcaccaagagtgcacggTTGCGTTGCAAATATCGTTGGAAACTGCCATTTCTCCAATGATATGCCGATTACTGAAATTATCGATGTGctcaagcagaaacttgcggtatgctccaatcaaatcaaaaatctcACTAACATACATCAGGAAAATAACGGCAATATAGATCGAGCAATAAGAAGCAGCGTGGGTCTCACACATTATgcattcatgcgaggccctccccgaaataaTCATACCTAATATAGCCgggctactgaagtttcttgggtCGAGTTGCgacgtcacacaacatggcgcGGTCTTTTAGGCCTGTTttagtttggttgaaatttacacagttttttttccaaaaacggTCTCTgacagttttgttagattgcaccataGAAGTGAAAATAAGGCGAGGAGTCTATTGGAAGGCGCCAAGATTATAAAAGATTCATAATTTCTGGCTAAAACAGCTCAGAGCGCcgacagggtattggcaaatcatttcaaTCAAATAATTGCCAATCCGAAACTAGTTACATAATGAGGAAACTTGTATCAACTTGGCAGATTTGTtagtttaaagtaccgttacaatTATGCGTATTGAAATTAGAATGAAAAaacgattttgaaatttgttttaaatttgaaaagttatatcttcgaagtgatgatgatgaccttcgCTATTGACAAAAATATCCCTTTACACAAATTTTTTTGCAGTTTccaaaaatggtatcaaatctcgGATTAAACGGTTGAGAGGGTGGGAAATTGTGATTTCTCCTTGCTTGAAGCTTAAGCTTTTTGGcgctattcacgaaaaacgctcTAACTCTGTAACGATAAAAGATAGAGGGCCCATCCCCGGAACCTATTTGCCTCAAACAAGTGGCGCTaaaccattaaaatttctaccatcgataaGGGACACCCTGTATACATTCAGTGTGATAGAGTAGAGTAACATTAACTTAGAATCTATCTATAGACAGGAAAggatagttcttgcaaacaacaacatgtacAATAGTGTTGTGGATcgctatcccacgtcatcaggaagAAGGGGGGACGCATAATtcaaaaacattgcactacaatcaaatgcattctcttcgtgcgtttttctatgaaaagcaatcctctagccaattacCAAAGACTGCCGTCATCCAGATAATAAATTGTTGTTTAAAAAGCTGAGAATGGGATCcgatgtcgaatgttacttcaaaccaacagaagatcgacatgtggaaaaaaAACACATTCACATTCACAAATTTATTGTTGCCAGGGATTGACATTGATGCGTCCAACAAATCATTAACTAACTATGAAACCGAAGCATTCCTCATTTCAATTAAGGGCTCCCATAAAAAGATTATAAACAGTTCATCCTTCATGACTCCTCAGTCACCAACTCTAGCTGCagtttatgcaactgtgaagaagaGACCATCCAgcgcataacatctgcgtgcagaatGTAGAGCAGCACCTGGAACCCGAGTCGTCATAATTCCGTCTGTAAGATCCTTTATCAAAACCTTACGTTGAAGTATATGGTAGTGGCAAATTACCATCTGGTCATCCGGGAGGATCGCACTGGCCACACTGTTAATCACAATCAACCCGATCTAGTTCAGCATCTCAATGaaaaacgagcgtgcttcaCAATCGATGTATCATAGTAGTAGCGTTGGAccagaacactgttgaaaaacagcaggaATACGATACCTTTGCCGGGTGATAACAAGCAGAATGGATCccacaaaagatcgaagtaggcCCCCAAAGAAGCCTGGCCTAGTGGgctccggttgggcgggaagaggacAGACGGAATAAAAATGTTATATATTGTGAACTTTCTTTTTCGCCTGTTGATTTCGTCCATTTCGTTGTTATCTTTTGTAAGAGTTGTACCTAAGTACACAAAACTGTTGCCTTGTTTTCAGTCATAATCTCTTCCTGTCGCGTTTTGCCTGATTGGCGTTTTTCTTCTAATTTGTGTCAGGATTTTGGCATTCGCTCCGTTTATTTTGAAACCAACTTCCTTCGTAAATAGATATTTTGGACCCAACTTGTGTGAAATTAACAattaattcttttattttttttttattccaacAGAAAACGTGGATAAAATCATTTTAGAGCGGCATTTGGCAGTTCTGTTTGATACGGGTTCCCCGGATATGAGGAAATACGTTGGGATTGTAGTATGCATTAATCCGACACCAGATTCACGCTGACTACCGACAAATTTACCAGAGTTCAATAGCGCAGTACTGCACGAGGGGGAGCAGTGCTCCCCACTTAGCTCCAGCATAACTttccaattaattttaattgttcAAGTTAGAAAAAGCTAACATCCTGGGAAGCCTAGATACCATCATCACGAAAGGTTCGCGCATTTCAGAAGAGAATTATACACCACTGACGAAAGTAAAAGGTAACCCAAAAATCAGTTTTGGTCATACCGCACAGTTTTCGGCTTCTTGGTATAAGTCTGGTCTTGTGGTTGACCACAGGTAACCTGAGAGATCAGTTTCACCATCCTTACAATTAACGGAGTTTAAGTGATCTATTTTCGAAGGGATAATTCAGTACAGCCCCCAGTGCTCCTGTAATGTTCAGATAACCAAGCACTTGGAATGGTACTACCACTTCCTACgattatatatggttgccatttaaccTTTGATAAGGTATAGCGCCACAAgcacacctacgcaccatcaTTAGCTGTTACCTAAAGTGCCCTTCAGtttcccccacgacttcccgagacgccagTAATCattttctactgttctgcaccatgtGCTCTTCGAGCAACCCACTCGCCGGCCATCTTGgaaaagtggattccactgcatagagtagccagcaatgcatttGCCACCTTTCCCTAATGTGtgccctatccactgccacttccgccttccgaacaCACGCTTGGTTTGTGATAGTTTCCgaccagcgtactccgacgTTATAACGCAGGTGGTGCTGCCGAAGGCCTGAAGCCTTCAAATGAGTCACTTTCACTGCACTACTCTCATATAGAAACccagaaaaaacactagcacagaaaagTTTCGACTTGACCTTGATATTGATactactgcatttccagattttagaaaagCGTTCTGAATGCGTCAAACGTTATCAAGTTCGGTACTATCGTCGGCAGTTGCCACACTTGCTAGATATATGATACAAATTGATCACCGCCATCGATGCTCTGTTCATTATTGCAGATGGGGAAAATGCAATACGTCATACTGAGAGccttgtttttgtttgttttgttgcttTATATTTCTAGTCTACTCTACCTGCCGCACTTTCCAAAACTCATGAATTTGATGAGAGAGGAAAAAGATATCATAATCGCCGTTGAGGTCATTTAACTCGTCCTCGTCCTCCAGACAAGAcagtgtgaagaacgtcaacgttgacaacaagaaataatatcaatgacACTCTGTAACCCtggcggattccgctttggacctcaaattcctgtGAGAATTAACCTTGGTGCAACAGGTGATATTTCGCGCCAttgtatgtcgctctgataatagctaataGTTTCCCCGGAAtaccctcctgcgtagagcacaccACTATCAAAAACTTCCTCGAAATCGAAACTAAACTCTGTCGATcaaattttcgagatgttccaggaaaattttagctattatctttgcgacgacaaGGAGCACGAAGATAAGCCTACAATTGTCGTACTCTAAACGATTACCCTTTTTGGGAGTTTTAGTAATcatctcttcttccactctgagaaaggtctcagattcccaaaatttccgtacTAGTGCAAACAGacacgataaataactctgcgcagAGACCTTCAATTATGGCAGCATTATTCCTTTTAAGTGCGTTGATAGCCGAGATAATTTCTCTTCCACTGGGAGGAGGAGTCCATACCCACATGTTACAGTAACTGGCCATTCCATCCACGAGAGGCAGAACTTCACCGGATTTAATAccgttaagaaccgtggtgaagtattccttccacctcttcagctgtcgCCGTAGATGGGCGAGCCTTCGAAAGTAATGTGACCACATACAAATTCTTTTTTGAtctggtatacacttctgaaatcatcggCATGCGGCATCTTCCTCATCAGCGGAATATCAAATTCCTTTTTGTCGCAGCGCACATTACACAGAACTTCGCCGGATTTTACACGGTATCGCATTTCGAATGCGTTACATTGGCCACCAATAGAGCCTTCCATTCCTTCCATTAATCTATCCGTTTCCACGATCCCCTTAGGAACGTGGCTGATAACCTGTGAATCACCCGAGATAAGCGCGTTTTTTATGGCGGTCCAATGCTTATCGGTATTCACAGATAGGTAACTTAGTGTATCTGCAGtcggatcagcaagatagctctcctacTCTCGAACGGCTGACCCTGCGAGAAGTTGTGGACGCAACATGCAACCGAGCATAAATAACTACCaggtggtgatccctttcgcgGCTGATATCTGCGTCTCTCATGTTACGTACATCCTGGAAGCAACTCCCAAACCTACCGCTGATCGCTAAGTGATCAACCTAGTggttcgtacggtgtcggtcaattgaaacccaattgacttTTTGGAAGGCTCTGTGTTCgaaaaatgtgccaccaatgacgaggcgttgAAATCTGCAGAAATCTACCGAAATTATCGTTACGGTTGTCACAACTACGCTTCCTCAACACTTGTCCCAGCAAGctgttggcattcagatcacgcaTCACGATgacaatgtcaccttcagggAAACTCCATGAACTGCGTGTAGTTGATCGTTGAAAttttccttctccactatatcggaagttggggcgtagcactgtacaattgtgatgctctctAACCTGGACCGAAAGCTCGCAGTCAGTCAGAATTGGCTTGCATGTGAAAAGAGAGAAACACCCCAACACCAAATTCGCATTTGgcccagagtacaaaagtacattgccaATCATGGCAAGAGCGAGTGGAGTACTCtcaagagtcccaccatcttacttcgttgagatccaaaatttcaaatttatgtcATTGGAATTCCGAAAAAATGAGGAAGGGAGAATTATAAAGACCCTTAACACTGTTGTGGAGCAATGTgaacacattccagaaaccaatcatagtccgttttcgatagccaaaagtcaTGTGCCTGAGGTTTGTCCCTATCTAAGGCATTGTTTACATTTCGGACTATGCGCACATGcgtcaaaatgtttttttatggATGCGTACAACTAGTCGGCCCAAATGAAGTGAAAATCCCGAGTTTTACGTATCGAACAATCTGCAGGGCTGCTGATATTGCTCCTCAATAGGATGTGTCCATTTTAGTTTAGAgtcaatataaatatttagcCCTTTATGTTAGTTGGTTTCCCACCCATCCAGTGGCTCCCACCCCTAATGTTGGTTGATTGCAGCTCCCAGGCTTAATACATAAAGTACTATATAACTGTCTACACGCTACCCTCTTATGGGTGGGAAATCCTATCGGTATTTAGAGCAGCTTGAAAATGGTCCGGAACAGGGGCTTTGAAAATCAACACTTTCTGGGACAGATTTTGACCTGAGAAGAAATGATCGTTCATTGAATCCCTTAAAGTGATTGATTAGGCCAAGGGGTCAGGTTTCCTCCTAGTTCGGAGCGTATCATAATTAAGTAGAGAAAGTTTTcatcgttaataataataataatcgttgacgcaacaatccaattggatcaggaccctGAagtgagagcacttcattcaagaccgtaacgatacactacaagattacaggcaatgtggtcagcattgcgctcgcccgcgattattaccctgatttgaatcaggtactcagtgacagctgagtcgattggcatccgacgtcaaatcacgatacaaattccactgccaccagtgagatttgaaccgcgaccttccgtactgccttgtgctctaaccactcagctacccggacatcATCAttacgctttttaaggttttctgtaaacacaaaaccttatttaaatcggttgactgtctgtctgtctgtctgtccgtcacacgcatttttctcggagacggttatagcgattggcaccaaatttggtcgaaaggagggaactgtgaacactcacgcatatagtgagttacatccttttatgtcgaatttaagggggggggcccccttacatgcaaaaggggggtgtaaatttttttttcatcaaatatattcacatttgttgaaaaggtggggagtgcggggggttgaaagtggtcattttttaacgaacccattttcagaaactactaaaccgaaaaatctgaaaaaaatcagggggctgccactatatggtgcctaggctccgaaataccctccataccgatacctgttcaaataaagttaaaaatagtacattattataatttttagtaattgacgtttcccgacttgttttattccaAGGAAGGAATTTGTGAGGAATGTTTTGATGTTTTAGTTATACCAAACTGGTGGATAATCggatgaaataaaaaattaatcaacttCCTCACAGCCGAATCTAACGAAACCATTGAGAGAAACCTTATAAAATATACCATCTGACTTTAGGCCCGGTTTTTTATATGCAACTCTGCAATATGATGGTAGTTGATGCATGCCACTTGGAACTCGCTTTATTTTAACTATAAGGcttctagttttatttttggctGGTGACAATCCAATAGCCTCGATCATTTTCAACGCATAGAGACAAGAGCCTATAActatgagaccgttgaaaattctaTCTAGAGACAAGAACTACAACctataacagttacgatgaacAAATCCGCATACGATTGCTAATAGTCAaaaaacctatttcagcttacaaaagctgtttcgctcaaaacatcTCGCCATACGATCAAGGCTCCTGTTgcacaagacaacgatcttcccgatcctcatgcattcctcagagacttgagtTCCTAGTAACCCAAACTGCGAGCTACAAATTGATTTCCTCTGGATAACTTTGGACTCCAGGAGAATGGACGACTCCGTTGTCTAAAACAGCCAAATCTGCTAGCGATATCACGATTGCTTGATTTGCATGAATTCCGACCGAATAAACTACGGTGGACGGCTCATCTAAATGATGTAGCCCATCGCTTGTCCATGCCTTAGACGGAACTCCGAACAAAAACCAGAATACTTGAGGTTTCTTAATAAGCCAGACTGGACACCGGCTATTGTGTGATAATGATTAGGCACAGAAAAGTAGCTCTAAAGCATTCTGGGTTAGAACCAGAAGGGTTTGGGAAGTGGAAAGCAACAAcacaataattttcaaattatcaattattattttattgagaAAGATTCGATACTCAATAACTTTACATTGCAAAATGCTTAATTGCGAAGGTTAATTCCAGTGTTGCTGACGATCCAGTCCAAGTAGGAAGTAACACGGGTGAAGGCGGCTGGGTATCCCTTCTCGCAACCGAATGAAAGACCGAATGAGGTAGCACCAACAACGGTCTTGGAGCCATCAGATTCAATAACGGCCAATGGACCACCAGAATCACCATTGCAGGTTGACTTACCGTTCTTGCCATCAATACAGATGTTGGAGTCTTGTGGAAGGAACAACATCTTCAATTTGCATGAAGACAACTTCATGACGGCGGTGTCAATGAAACGGAGAACATCAGAAATGGTGGATTGAGCATCACTTGGCCTTCCCCAACCTGAAGCGACGGCGGCACGTCCTTCGAAATTGGCGCTGGCTTCGCTCTTCTTTGGGAGGTTGATGGTTTGGATCTTGTCTGTAAGTTTAATTCAACCATGAGGGCGATAGGTTTCAACAGGTGCAAGCGGAAATGTCCTGAACCGTATACTTACCACTCAATTGTACAGCTGGGATCTTGATGAGGGCAATATCGTTCTTGATGGTGGTTCCATCGTATTTCTCGTGAAGAATGAGGTTAGCCTTTGGAACAGATATTTCAACACGTCCTGGTTCGTTGCTATCCCTGATGTTGTGGGCACCAAGAACAACAGTGGCTGCAGACACTCTGTGGAAACATCACCATTGGCATTAATAAGATATGAATGAAGATGGGATTGGATAGAGAAAGGATATAAGCAGACTTTTGATGTACACTTCCATCTGGCTTACAATATTTTCAACTAAATAAACCTAAAAGCGAAAAAATTTACCCATCAACGCAATGTCCAGCAGTAAGAACCCATTCAGGATCAATCAAGGATCCACCGCAGAAAGCAGTACCACCTTCAACTTCAAGGAACAATCCAACTTGGTATGGGAATTGTTGAGCGGATGCTTCTTGTCCTCCGGTGATACGTCCAGTTGGAGTGATATCGGGAAGGGTATCCAAAATTTCTGGATCAATATGACGTGGACGGAGAGTATTCCAGTCAACGTCCAAGGCGGACGCGATGGCCAAAGCTGAAAGGAGAACTGCGAACGATTTCATTGTGGTGAGTGAAGTCACAATCAATGAACTACTGACTCAACTAGCCACCTCCGCCATATTTATACTAAAGTTTGCTTTAGTGTTTCCTTGCAATGCTcactttttttagtttttaaaatctTTATTTAGATAATACTGGAAATTAACCAGACCTTAAATGTTTCTAATCAAGGGATTATATTATCATAGTGTTTTCCAATTTATATTTAATCTGCGAGGTTCTGTTTATTATCTTTGATTTGATAAAGACAGATTTATCTCGATAGTTTAACTTTATGTGTAATTGCGTGTATAAAGCGCTCTTATCTCCGGAAAGCGCTTTATTGAATTTCATGCTGCTTATTGTACTttagatttgtttttatttaatgaCGGTAATGATAATTTGGCTTTTCATATTTTGGCGGTCtggcttttttttcaaatccgttGCTAGAAATAGCGTGTGAATCTTAGATAAAGGCGAAAAATTCAATGGAAAACGAAAAACAATGCACTGATTAGTCTATGAAGGTGCATGGTATGGCTCTCGTATTTGGCTTTAGTTTATTTGACATGCAATAAAAAATCTCGCTGACGGTTACTTCCGATTACCCGAAGGCTCTTGTAatagaagcttttcttaaatgtTTTATAGAACCTGAGCCCTTCTTTATTTCCATTCACGTCATTCGTTTGATTTGGCCTCAGACTTCCGCCCTTCCCCTGAAAGGAACTTGTATGACtaaatattttatgtaaataGAACATACTGGGAGAACAAGAACCTAGTGGTCGCCCGTGCCAGTTCCGAGGACTTTGGAAAGTTGATAAATAACGAAGGAAAAATTAATTGGGTTGCACGAACAGAGAAAAGGATGAACCTTATCATAGAAAGACTTACTATGCTACCCACTGCCTACCGGACAGTAGACCAACGCTGAGATTGTAAACTTAACCAAGTGGAAAAACGATTTCACAGACAGAAGCGGAAAACCCGGGAAAAACAATTAGTATATTAACTCCATAAGTAGAGGAAGAAGCCACATACTGTCCGGAACGAAGTCAGCAAAATGAAGCAATATACACCTCGGTAGGACGAAAACGCAAATCTGATTTCAGATTGCATCAGCATAATAGCATTAACTGCTGCCATCAACCCACTAAATCCCagaaaagccgctgggcttgaccgCCTGCCTGAGCGGAAATGCTAGgaatccaaaatattttccagagagtggaggCAGACGCATCCAAAGCGCGACAATTGGAAGGATATTTGCGTGTTTCCTAGTGTCACGAATATGACAAATAAAACAATTCTAGAAGGTATCAAGGAATGCCACGAAAACTCAATCGACTCGGTGTActtctacatggtttgaacGAGACtgtacaacaaaaccttattaaaatcgattaaatgtctgtctgtctgtctgtcacacgcacttttctccaaaacggctaaaccgatccgcacgaaatttggtggacagggaCAGGGGTGGATGGGAGCTataaaatctcacgcatacagcgagtggcataaatttaggtgaagtttaaaggggggctccccatacatgcaaaggggggattcaaaaattttttcaccggatatattatagttgtgtagggtatcaaatgaaaggtccagatttgtactttccgaaactgaccttaattttggcataaattgcaaagtgcgtgagtaaggagtcaaaatgtacgcacttgaagtgagacaggactcgttttcggaaactacccaacctaaaaatccgaaaaatccgaaaatcaGGGTGCTGCGCCTaaatgaaatttaggcctcaaaatatgtcccattccgctatctgctcaaataaacttactaatagtatattactactttttagaaatttactgaaaaaccccccttaaattcatcctaggacttccgaattttgtaccagcataggggacaatatttcgtatatatggttaaatttcatggaaatcaggcaattaacgccgaagttatagcagttcaaacttagcaatttcgcgcgagtttactgcttccaaagccatgcaaatcagatgctcacgtcataattacccggaataattgacattcgcgtggaatattaaagccgcatttatgaagaatctatttatctgcagccctttttaaggttttgtgtaaacacttatgtgaaatctaatcctcgagagatgtcccattccggcatctgctcaaataaatttactaatagtacattatcaacttttagaaattgactaaacaGGTAAGTTCATcgtaggtgtactaaattttgcaccggcatagaggacagtcacatgccacgttccatgaaaatccaactattagtgtcaaagttacagaagttcaaacttatcaatttcgtgctaattaacagcatcctaagccatacaaataagatgctgacgtcataattaacgagaataattgaaattcgagtgaaatattaaaattccattcaagaagaatctaattctccctagccctttttaaggttttgtgtaaaacaaaggctcatccgctccacgccagagtttggatgatgcattcggcaTATATAATACATACGACATACTAGTCCGCaaccgccgctggacgttttccagatcagttttcgcctacggcaatattccgaatgcataagccagtgaagggataacgaaTACAATGAATGCGCTTGTTTTATTGGttaccaaccaaccagcaacatcaaaccgcactggtcaaagaggAAGAAcacggataggagaatacaactttgagaccgttgataatttcttttatctagggtcgaaaatcacagccgataacagttacgatgatgaaattcgcgcacggttgttgtcagccaacagagtctatttcagcttacaaaaactgttccgctcgaaacgtctcaccatagagtcaaagctcttactgtagacaatgatcttgccagtcctcatgtgttcctgcgaactcttggccgcgttcgagagaagaatcctccgaagaatttttggccccctacatgaggaggattccgtagcctacacaatgaagaaatctatgagcgataccatgaccgtctggataaaatccggctcaataggttacaatggatgatgatgatcccacccggaaaatttataagggcaatatctatgatagaaaaagaagacgaggtagaccctacctaagatggagcatggtgtaggtcaggacgccggccAGCTTTCagggttatcgaattggtggacctcgacgcaaaatcgggatgtctggagttccttatcaaggcgggcctagaccggataccggttgttgcgcctttgatgatgatgatgatgatgcttgttttattcttccccaagagatgcgatttcagaaccagctttacacgtcgcacgtacaaccattcagactgaagctatccatccctccttcttTCGCAACCGAACCTTAATTTACAATAGCAAACCGTTTTTATTGACtttgtcaaaaaaatatttgttaaaaGTCATGGCCGAATCTTCCCACGATGTCAAAAACTGAGTTTTTTCGTCATGCAAATTACTCGCTTCACCACAGCACTGCAGCCCAAGCTGAAATCAAAGAGTTTCACCGAGCAACCAGACGCATAGCTCTCTCAGCACAACTGCAGCAAGTTGAAACTGATGCGTCGCTTCTCTCTTTCTTTCGGGATGAAAGACTTTAGTCGGGTCTTTAAGACCTTTTTGAGAGCGTCTCCGATGTCGGGCGAAAATGTTTTGGGTCTTGCTTGAGGGCCTCGAAACTATCCAATGTTGTTAAGGCTCGACCTAATGTCGGGTGCAGGGTCGTTCGAGAGTCTCAGATGGAATTCACTTCCGACACAGGGCTTCGGTAGAGGATTGTATAAAAATGTCTGTCGCCTCAAGCGATCAAATGAACTTATCGATAACGTTCAGGCAATATCTGAAACCTTGCGAGGCTCGCAAAGGACTGATTATATCGATATGGATTGTGTGACGATGTTTGCTGGCCCGAGGAAACATGCCTAACTCTTTCCtcaaaaattttgtagttctgcgCCTCTGACATGCAATAGACTATCCGGCCCaaaaattaatgtccttgttcatgaacagccagaaatattttgcgaCGACCGCGTGAGTACCCTAGATTATCAACGGCCTGAAATACTTCTTTACAGAAATCGACCGGAATAAGGTCCTTTGTTTGAAGTTTCggagtatatactggatgttaaaccgaaaatagaaaactccctaaatgtgtatttagaAGCGACCTTGAAAATCCGAAGAGCTGCGTTGTCCTGCTGTGCCTCCACGGTTGCCGGAAAATCGAACGTG includes:
- the LOC119648172 gene encoding brachyurin-like, which gives rise to MKSFAVLLSALAIASALDVDWNTLRPRHIDPEILDTLPDITPTGRITGGQEASAQQFPYQVGLFLEVEGGTAFCGGSLIDPEWVLTAGHCVDGVSAATVVLGAHNIRDSNEPGRVEISVPKANLILHEKYDGTTIKNDIALIKIPAVQLSDKIQTINLPKKSEASANFEGRAAVASGWGRPSDAQSTISDVLRFIDTAVMKLSSCKLKMLFLPQDSNICIDGKNGKSTCNGDSGGPLAVIESDGSKTVVGATSFGLSFGCEKGYPAAFTRVTSYLDWIVSNTGINLRN